The DNA segment CTCCATTTTCTCTCCGAGCACCATCACATTTCGCTCCTGGCAAACTACCGCTGCCTGCTACCGCCCTCCTGAACCTTGGGGGTTACCTGCCGAGCCCCCCCATCCCACACAACCCTATCTTTGAAGTTCGGTTCGGGGGTGGACCAGGCTTCCAGCGCATGAAAAATCCAGCCTCATCGGTTCAGGAGGCCGTTGCCCTCGGGCGATTGGCCTTGGTTCAGCAAGTCATCGACCTGGTTTACCAGCACTGGCCCCTTTCCACCGCGCTGGAACAGGTGGCCTCTACCCATCCCCTCCCCGGGGACGTCGACACTCCCCCCCAGTTCATCGCCCAACGCACCCTCGAAGACTGGTATTACCTCTTCAAGAAAGGCGGCTTCGATGGACTCAAACCCAAACAACGCTCCGATCGCGGCAAACCCCGCCGACTCTCCGCCGACCAGCAGCGCTGGATCCTGGAACAAGTTCGGTCCTTCCCCGGGGTCTCCGTCAAACTCCTCTACCGCCAATGGAAGCAAGCCGACTCCACCTTGCCCGCCCTCTCGGCCATCTACCGATGGTTGGAGCAGAACGACCTCGATGCCCAGGGACGACGTTACCTCCTGCGTCAAAACATCCCCGGCCCAACCAAAGCCTTTGAAGCACCCGGGGTCAACGATCTATGGATCGTCGACTTCTCTCCCGGTCCCTTCCTGGCTCTGCATCCCAAAACCATACCCACTCACCTCTGCCTCCTCATTGATGATCATTCCCGCCTTATCCCCTATGCTTCCTACGCAAAAGCCGCTGATACCCAAGCTCTCCTGGGCTGTCTCAAAGAGGCACTACGGCGCCGAGGTCTGCCCCGAAAGCTCTATGCCGACAACGGCGGGCCCTTCGTCAACCAGCACCTCAAGATCGTCTGCGCCAATCTGGGCATTCGGCTCATTCACTCCAAGCCAGGTAAACCCTGGAGCCGCGGCAAAGTCGAACGGATGTTCCGAACCCTGCAGGAGGATTTTGAAGCCGGTTTACGTTTACCCGGCCAAGGAGTGGGATCCCTGGAGGAACTCAACGGTAAGCTCTCGCTCTGGTTACAGGAAGTCTATCATCCGCGCGAGCATGGAGGGATCGGAGAAAGCCCTCAGGAACGCTTTGCCCGAAGCTTGCCCCTCTTACGGACCTTGGATCCTCATCTGGATCTGGACCGGCTCTTCTTCACTCGTATCGAACGGGTCGTGCGTAAGGATGGCACCGTCCGTATCGAGAACGAACTCTTCGAAGTGAACCTCGCCTTGCGGGGACTCAAGGTGGATCTGGAACTGGATCCCTGGATCCTCAACCCCGTCTTGGTCCGTTACAAGGGGCAGGACTTTGGTGTGGCCCGTAAAGTGGACCGGCATCTCAACAGTGAGCTCGACGGGGGGAGGACTTCCTATGAATGAGTTGGAGCTTTATGCCCGCAGCTGGGGAGCGACCGCCGTTCCGTTTGGTCCCCTGTCGGACCACCAATGGGTTTCGATCCCTTCTCAACAACGAGCCCTGAGCCTTTTGAACCAAACGGTAGCTTTGCGAGGGGTGATGCTACTGAGCGGAGGCAATGGGATGGGCAAGTCCACCCTCGTCGGTCGCTGGGCCAGACAGCTTGAACCCAGGCTCTTTACCCCAGTCTACCTCACTCAGGCCACCTTGAGTAGCTGTGGGCTTTTAGCCAGTTTGGCTCGGGGAGTGGGCAAACGAGGCAGCTTTCGTCGGGAACGAAACTTGGATGAACTCTCCAGCTACCTCTCCGAGCACGAGCGGCAGATCCTCTTAATCGTGCTCGATGATGCGCAGAACTCGACTCACAGCACGCTGGAGGAGTTACGGCTGCTCTTGGGGCTTAATCTCCCCAGCCAGCCTACCTTCGCTCTGGTCTTGATCGGCGATGAGTATCTGTTGGGACAGTTGCAGCTGCGTAATCACCGAGCTCTCTGTTCCCGTTTGAGTGCTCATCATCTCTTGAGTCCCTGGACTTTGGAGGAAATCCAGACGTATCTCAAAACGGGGCTGGAAGCTGTGGGGATCAATCGTTCCCGGGTGTTTGACCCCGCAGCGGTGGACTTGTTGGCACGGGCCACGGCGGGCGTACCGCGCAGCGTGTGTCTGCTGGCCCGGGCCGCCTGGCTGGAAGCCGCTCGGGCCGAGGTTAAGGAGATCAATGCCCAAACCATCCAGCAAGCGATGGAGCAAGTGCCAGGCTTGGCGGGATTGGTTCGCAACACTCCATGATCCAACGGATCCAAAAGGCTCACGCGTTGTACTGCCAGTTGACGGGGCAGCGCGTGAGCCTGCGCTTTGATCGGGAACGCCTGTGGTTCGAGCTCTTCCACTCGGGGTTTGATGAAGCCGATGTTCAACGCGTCATTGGCTATCTTCAGCGCGAAATCCGCCAAGGGCGCAGGAACGTTGGGGCGTTAAAACTTTCCAACCTCCTCCAACTGGACCGTTTCGAAGAGGATCTCAACATCAGCCGCGTTCAACTGCATCCGCCCAAGCCACACGCTCCCGAACCAAAGCCAGCGGCGCTTTCGCCGCCGAACTCACAGGAAGAAGAAGCGGCGCGTCAACGCGCCCTCCAGATCCTGGCCCGGTTCCGCGCTGAAAACGGCTGGTAGTCGCTCTCCCGCACCAATGAGCCGCAGGCTACACGGGGGGCCGCCTTACCGTTGTCCCGTCCCAAACTACGTCCTCTCCCACCTCACACACTGCCAACGTCCATACTCGACAACTCAGGTAAATCTCCACGGCAGACCGGGCTCATCTCTCCCGTTACTCCACGAGCCTTTCCGCTCCTTCCTCCACGGATCACTTCACAACTGTACACCTGTTAAAACCAGAGTGTGATTTTGATAGGACCCTTAGACTTTTATGAAGATTCAGTTGCTCCACTACCGGTTAGGAAGCGCTTTCTTGATGGGAATGCTCGCAGTCGCGTTGGTCCCATGCTGTAACGCGGCCATCTCTGTTAGTCTCTTCGATGGCCCCACTAAGATTGCTAGCGGCAAAACCTACACATTCCGATATCAACTCGCGGGCTCGTATGGGCCTGGTATTGGTGATGCGCCTATTATCACTATGGCGTTCTTCATGGGCCCCTCTTCTAAGCACGATATCGGCAAGGATCAGCAATTCCTTCTTAACCCCGGCAGAGTGCATAAGGCGATAATGGATCGAGGCCTCTGGGTTGCTCCCGGTTTTGTTTTTGAAATCGATCTAACCATTCCGACCGAGATCACGGCAACCTCGTGGCCGAGTAATCAAAGGCGCAAGAGGTGCCTGCCTCCCGGCACGAATTTCATCTACGCATTGGCGGTTACCGATACTACAAGCATAAAAGGCTTTTCGGCAGTAATTCCTAATATTGAACTGCTCTCGGTGACCCCGAATCCGGCTCGCCTAGATTCCGAGATACATATCACAGGGGATTTTCCGAATGTTCCAACCGAGCTAAGGATTAACCAAGCCTCTGTTATCGGCGCGTTTTGGTCCTACAATTCAAACCTGTCGCGAATAGATGCAAAGATTCCTCGTACTGCTTCGAGCTCCGGTCATATTGAGGTTTCAACCCCACTGGAGACGAACATCTCGAAGTTTGTTTTCCAACTTGCTTTGCCTGACTTGGCTTTTAGCCAGGATCCTCGCGGTGTGGTGCATTCGCGATTCACTAACCAGTTGGAGTCATCGGCTGTTGTAGCAAATTTGCCCTCGTATGTCTCGGTCACTGTCCAAAACAAAGGGAGCGCACCTAGCACCGGCGGTTCCTTGAGGATCTTGAAGGATTCCATTCTGTTGGCACTGGCAAGTCTCCCAGCGTTGGCGGCGAACGCCGAATTTCGTGTCGCCGATCTCCAATTGCCTCCGCAAGAACCGGGCAGTTTTGAGCTTAAGCTGGAACTTGAGCCTCCAGTCCTCACAAGAGAATCAGATGAATCGAACAATTCTCTGAGTTTGAGTGCGACCTTGAATGAGCCTTCTCAATTGGAGCAGTATCTGGGGCAATATCTTCCTCCGCATATCCTTGCTAATCCGGCGAGCGTCACTAGGGAGGCCGATCCAGATGACGATGGATTCCCGAACGCATTAGAAGCTTGCTTTGGCACTCATCCTCTTGAAGCCGATTCCGCAGGGTTCGGCATCCGGAACGTTGACGGAAGAATAGAGCTGATTTTACCTCGGCCTGTAGACATAGGTCAGATGAGGTTTGTTTTGGAATCAAGCATCGATTTAGTTACATGGAATCAGCTTAGAGACGGAATTGATTATTCGAAGTCGATCGTGCAAACGAGTTCTGGACCACGATTAGCCCTCGAACTCATCGACAGAGCACTTAGCGAGCGATTTATGTATTGTCGGGTCAACTGCCCTAATACTCCACCTTGAACGTCGGCGAATCCTCCGCCCGCATGTGTCGCTTGTCGTAGAGCCGGGTGGTGGAAATGCTCGAATGTCCAAGCCACTCCTGCACCCGCGCAATGTCTGATCCGTGCTCAAGCGCGTTGGTCGCCGCCGTCGCCCGGAGCGAATGCGGCCCCACCCCCTCACTTAAAATCCCCAACTCCCTGGCATACCGCGCCACCACATCCCGATAAATAGACCCCGGAGAAATCCCGAGCGTCTTTTGGGTCGCACGATTCGAGATGACGCGAAAAAGGGGACTGTCCGTCTCTTCCGCGTGCCCCGCCGCGAGCAGATACTCATCAATGAGCCTGACTGCTTTTAGGTGAACGGGCACATACCGAATCTTTTCGCCTTTCCCGTGAACCGTGAAATTCTTAACCCCGCGCCGAAGAGAAAAATCCTTCACGCGAAGCGAGCACAGCTCAGCACGCCGGAGCGCGTGATAAAGAAGAACTGAAAGAATCGCCCTGTCTCGTTTCCCTTTGAGCGTTCCTTCCGGCGGCGCATCACCAAGCGCTTTCGCCTGGGCATCCGAAAGCGCCGGGGTCTTCCCTTCATTCGCACCGTCTTTCGGACGCGCCACGCCCTTTACCGGATTGTGGGTCACGGCATTTGATTCACAAAGATACTCGAAGAGATCAGAGACGGCAGAGAGTTTTCTTCGGATGGAAGCGGGTGAGAGGTTCTGGCGCTCCAGATTTTTACGCCACGCGATCACATGCGATCTTGTGATGACGCGGAATTCTTCCGGTGCCTCGATTCCGGTAAACTTCATGAAGGCGGACAAGTCCGCCCGGTAGGCTTTCCGGGTGTTTTCGTTTTTGATGTTGGCAAACCACTCGATCTCGGGTGGCACTTCGGCGAGGCGCTGAAATTCGGGTCGGGTCAAAATCTTGTTTGAATCTTGGGCAGTAGGGGAGGCGGGCGTGAGATTCTGTTTTGGGACGGGTAGTGCCATGAAAGTGTGCTCCTGGGCGGGTAGGCTTTGGAGCACTATAAAATAGGTTATGGAACTCCGAAAGAGGGGGACTGCGGGGATGGACGAAGAAGGTTGGTTTGGCTCGGGGTCGGATGGTTTTGGGGAGGGCAAACTGCGGCCACGAGGTTTTTCTGGTTTCTGGTCGAAAGGCTCTTGCGCAGACAAACTCTTTGATCTGTGTCACGGGCCGCCAGCATCGTTTCTGCTGAAATGGTAAAAACGCTGTCGAAAATCAAAGGCTTGCAAACTGGGTTCTGCCGAATAGGATCAAAACTTAATGACTTCTGGTCGGACGAATCGTTTCCTGCGTTCCTCGCCTAGGATGTTCGCGCTCCTTTTATTGGCCACGCTACCGCCCGCGCTTGAGGGAGTTCGATTGCTCGCATCCGCTACAAATCTTCAATCGTTTGTCTATGCGACTGGTGCTGCGGGCTGGCAAGATCAGGATCCACTTGTTCGACAATTTGATCCACAGCTAGGTGACTTAGACACTGTCCGGCTAAATTTAGACATTAGCACAGATGGGTCCGTCGTTATTACAAACAGGAACCAGACTTACGAGACAGTTACCGTCGTCATGAGAAACACATTTACTGTCCGGCATGATTCTATGCTTGTCAGTATTGTAACCTCCAACGTCACCACAAGCGGCATCTCGGGTAGAAGTTCTCAGAACCTTTCCTTTTCTCGCCGTAACTTCAGTGGCTCCAAGGCACTTTTTCGGCACCAAATTGGATCTTTCATTGGTTTAGGCACAAATCGTTTCCACATAAATCGTGATGCACAGCCATTGGTCATTACGTGCCAGGATGGATCCTGCAATGTTACCGCGCTGCGGTTTACAAATGATGCCGCTTTAAGCGCTGTGTTCGAGTACGACTATGACCCGCCGCCTTTAATCGACCACTTCTCTGTCTCGACCAATTCAGTTACCGTTTCTTGGTCGGTTGAGTCTTTTCTGCTCTACAAGTATATTCTTGAGACATCTCAGGCTCTCCCACACTGGAAATCGATTCTCACGAATTCTAGATCGCCACGAAGGGTCGAGTTGCCCTTCGAAAATACTGGCACCAGTTTTTTCCGAGTTAGAAGACTCTACGAGTCAACACCATGAGTAGGGTCAAAACTTGTCGACTCTCCTAGTAGCACTCCAGTAGATACAAAAGAGCGAAGGTCACCCTCTGGCTCGCGTCGAGGGCAAGCGCTTGAGGAGTTGTCGATTCATCAGTTGGTATCAAAGAGGTGAGGTCATAGAACACGGACTTTATCCGAAATTCCATGCCCTCCAGCCAGAACCTCGAGCGTCTGCTAATGTGTATTGTCTGAGGACGAAAAAGATCATTAAGCACAGCTGCCAGCTCTGCTTGGAACCATTTGTTATTAGTTTCCGGGTCGAATGTTTTGTCTCCGGCCGCTACAAAAATTGCTATGGTGTTCGCTCTCCTTAGGCTATTGCCTATGGGCATTATCACAGCTTTCCTTATGATCTCTCGATCCCGCGTGGAATACTGAAAATTCGGGCATTGAGCGTCGCATACTCCAGCAACTAGTAGCATAAGCAGAGCTAAACCCGTCGCCATTCTCCCTAGTTGCATATTCCATTCCTTACGTAATATCTATTCCCTGAAACCCCTTCGTTGCGACGCACACGTTTACCAATTAGACCAGAGATCCAGTATCAGCCACAATAGTGTATTTCAGGTTGGCTCGGCATCGCCTCGCTAGGGCCCGAAGTTGGGATCAGGATCAGGCGAAAAAGTATATTTGCGCGAGCTCAGCCAACGGGGCGTCCACGAGGTTTTTTTAGGTTCTGGTCGAAAGGCTCTCGGGCAAAGAGCGGCCTTGATCTGTTTGTGTCTCCGCCACCTCCATGCAACAATTCGCGTTTCCAAGCCCGAGTAACAGGAGGAACACGCAATGCCCGGCACTGGACACCAAAGAGAGAGTTATCCCCAGCTTCCTGCACTGGAAGTGGGGGACCGATTCACGGTCGATGAAATTCCGCACCTGCCGCCCGTTGAACTTGTTCGTAAATTGCCGACCACCTGGGTTGTCGCTGAAGTAAAGCCGGACGGGAGCCGAGATCGGTGGAGCTATCGACTGAGTAAAGCGGCGCTTGTTGGGAAGACCGTAAAGCTATTGTCAAAAGAATTTCGCCCCGAACCTCAAGTGATGCCGACTCTCCCTCCTGTGCCGCCATCAGAACATGGAACCAGTTGATGAGCGAGGTTCCGGAAATTGGGATTCACATTCGACAGTAAGACGAGTAGCGCCTAGCCCTGATCAGGATCGCCAAACATTCGCCTGTGATCTCGGGATCCGTGTAGGACTCGAAGCACCTGAACGCCGTCAGATACCGGGCGGTAATAAACGATGTAGTTCGAAAATTCAGTTACCAGAAAAGAGCGGATCTCTTTAGGACTGGAGCTAAGTTTGCGCATACGCCCAATCCCCGGGTTCTCCGCCAGCAGCCGACAAGTGTCGTAAACAGCCTCAATGACCCGGTCGGCAGCGTCCGGGTTGTCCAGTGCAATGAACGTCCAGATGTTTTCGAGATCCGAAAGAGAATCGTCGTTTAGATAAAAGTTACCCACGGCTACGCTTCTCACCCACGCGCTTCTTTAACCGGCGAAACGCTTCCTCACCTTTGATGCCTTCACCTCGTTCAAAACGAGCAAGACTCTCTGAAAGCTTCGATTCCAGCTCGGCGAGAGAGGAAACTGAAATCCGTTTGAGAAGATCCTGCTTTTCCAGCAAGCGTAACGCATCCCGCACCACTTCGCTGGCGTTTTGATAGTCTCCACCTTCAATTTTTTGACCAACAAATTTCTCCCATTTGGGTCCCAATGATACGTTCATGGTAGTGCTCCGAGTCTGTGAATTATTCCACTCTCTTTAGCCTATCACGAATAACATTAGATGGCAATAGATAGCATCTTAGGTGTCAGCTGGAAATAAGTAATCTGAGCAACCGACGCCAAGGAGGTGGCCGTGGAGAACGGCGCTGAAGAAACGTCCAGTTGCTCAGACCGCTTTTACCTTGTGCATTTGAAGTTTATTTTCAAGGGGATTCTGAAAGCTCGCTTTGTCCTGGTTCAACACTGACGACCACCAGAGTCATCAGTCCTCATAGATTGATTCGCGAGCAATGGCTTCGTCTGAAAGGACTGGCCCAGGGCTCGAGTGTTCGGCGATCCAACTACGAAATGCAGCGAGTCTTTCAGCGGGACCATGCTTCTCGACAGGAACCAAATTGGAGATTGCTCCATCGGCTACGCCGACAAG comes from the Verrucomicrobiales bacterium genome and includes:
- a CDS encoding DDE-type integrase/transposase/recombinase encodes the protein MKNPASSVQEAVALGRLALVQQVIDLVYQHWPLSTALEQVASTHPLPGDVDTPPQFIAQRTLEDWYYLFKKGGFDGLKPKQRSDRGKPRRLSADQQRWILEQVRSFPGVSVKLLYRQWKQADSTLPALSAIYRWLEQNDLDAQGRRYLLRQNIPGPTKAFEAPGVNDLWIVDFSPGPFLALHPKTIPTHLCLLIDDHSRLIPYASYAKAADTQALLGCLKEALRRRGLPRKLYADNGGPFVNQHLKIVCANLGIRLIHSKPGKPWSRGKVERMFRTLQEDFEAGLRLPGQGVGSLEELNGKLSLWLQEVYHPREHGGIGESPQERFARSLPLLRTLDPHLDLDRLFFTRIERVVRKDGTVRIENELFEVNLALRGLKVDLELDPWILNPVLVRYKGQDFGVARKVDRHLNSELDGGRTSYE
- a CDS encoding AAA family ATPase; its protein translation is MNELELYARSWGATAVPFGPLSDHQWVSIPSQQRALSLLNQTVALRGVMLLSGGNGMGKSTLVGRWARQLEPRLFTPVYLTQATLSSCGLLASLARGVGKRGSFRRERNLDELSSYLSEHERQILLIVLDDAQNSTHSTLEELRLLLGLNLPSQPTFALVLIGDEYLLGQLQLRNHRALCSRLSAHHLLSPWTLEEIQTYLKTGLEAVGINRSRVFDPAAVDLLARATAGVPRSVCLLARAAWLEAARAEVKEINAQTIQQAMEQVPGLAGLVRNTP
- a CDS encoding tyrosine-type recombinase/integrase, which produces MTRPEFQRLAEVPPEIEWFANIKNENTRKAYRADLSAFMKFTGIEAPEEFRVITRSHVIAWRKNLERQNLSPASIRRKLSAVSDLFEYLCESNAVTHNPVKGVARPKDGANEGKTPALSDAQAKALGDAPPEGTLKGKRDRAILSVLLYHALRRAELCSLRVKDFSLRRGVKNFTVHGKGEKIRYVPVHLKAVRLIDEYLLAAGHAEETDSPLFRVISNRATQKTLGISPGSIYRDVVARYARELGILSEGVGPHSLRATAATNALEHGSDIARVQEWLGHSSISTTRLYDKRHMRAEDSPTFKVEY
- a CDS encoding choice-of-anchor E domain-containing protein, which translates into the protein MFALLLLATLPPALEGVRLLASATNLQSFVYATGAAGWQDQDPLVRQFDPQLGDLDTVRLNLDISTDGSVVITNRNQTYETVTVVMRNTFTVRHDSMLVSIVTSNVTTSGISGRSSQNLSFSRRNFSGSKALFRHQIGSFIGLGTNRFHINRDAQPLVITCQDGSCNVTALRFTNDAALSAVFEYDYDPPPLIDHFSVSTNSVTVSWSVESFLLYKYILETSQALPHWKSILTNSRSPRRVELPFENTGTSFFRVRRLYESTP
- a CDS encoding type II toxin-antitoxin system RelE/ParE family toxin: MGNFYLNDDSLSDLENIWTFIALDNPDAADRVIEAVYDTCRLLAENPGIGRMRKLSSSPKEIRSFLVTEFSNYIVYYRPVSDGVQVLRVLHGSRDHRRMFGDPDQG